The following proteins are co-located in the Apis mellifera strain DH4 linkage group LG11, Amel_HAv3.1, whole genome shotgun sequence genome:
- the LOC410307 gene encoding angiomotin-like protein 1 isoform X1 encodes MSSLQQGSRFLPFSNNNIQRKQLSMQGGLPQSLSGSETDVSTSNENLTNEDRYVIRHTARQEPQGQENQQQSPSRSSSHKENIPNIQGNLLNRNSLKDSLNGSNRNSLKENLNGSNRNSLKDSINGSNRNSLKDNLSNRTSVGSNRSSLDVSTSSYNTLIIHNANDDNSWVPSGRLSSVVREHGDMGYLYCDAGGKGHSNSPTMQSLSNLTHEDHIYEQSNNGGCQEITDIPDDYLSQSQVLKHLAKEVKVPSYSKLTNNGGNIDMRMRDGDRGKQNDSESEDRPPPSYMSVLLPLKNKSRLLGPMEKLTLSRSQPDLSRIGKPDIDNYNLRTTSPRPQTKGREETESATGEIWPPSEMIQIVIQENSALKLELERCYNKVAKSQKLEQEIAKVHRAHEELAASSERREKLERAARLRLQNDCRRLTELNRALRDQIDLLSARTDSPPIVESMRKELTQRELLIGQLITQNKELAAAKERQEIELAAQRATLQEQRTHIDILDTALTNAQGNVVRLEEECRKKQVYVERVGQLQRALSSLQASSDRREETERQLRGQLERELREGGGGGGGGANGNEQSSNGETIAELKRRIRERDEKIMSLEGDVAKWEQRYLEESALRQAAIDAASLPKDAKIAALEKTSQDAEKLIAEARSEKMRHMDEVHAAQKKLADLESRMKDLESKLAERDAMIRVLQKHTYDKDSSSSSGVGSYPAAHSSHSSTSADHHTALTSTPELGKKLSSVLGGGSGYGSTGSYGVTDSYKYRKQGSFEQTNKSLDDQLKELDSQLLSKRALCCFPGFSNPGTASRKGKIPKPLLAGVDSTGTSSTASSKSRLLDDSGGEVSPGIMEFASAASRLKGTVSRLSDGKPEDMMLLEKQGRSSQRQRMQEGEPRRAGSLPPSSLPRPPKNMKSTGSRYCRLSDTETRKKSDPGPALDTSASMKVRDTNNCTIEYGRFDTKAQRRKKSSAAEPLVVNNSLKKPSSATTSHEYERLQGENIRKKQPNNSETKHRETQSRSLIPPPSSRRIGEYGRLSDGTLRKQAGSRGQSTGSTVSSKSGGRDSGGTASSEASTSSLPPSKARSIPRPNNYRIQF; translated from the exons atgaGTTCTTTGCAACAAGGTAGCAGATTTTTacctttttcaaataataatatacaaaggaAGCAACTATCAATGCAag gTGGTCTTCCACAAAGTTTAAGTGGTAGTGAAACTGATGTTTCAACTTCAAATGAGAATCTAACCAATGAAGATCGCTATGTTATAAGACATACAGCTCGCCAAGAACCTCAAGGTCAAGAAAATCAACAACAAAGTCCATCCAGATCTTCCAGTCATAAAGAAAACATACCAAATATACaa GGTAACCTGCTCAACAGAAATAGTTTAAAGGACAGTTTGAATGGTTCAAACAGAAACAgtttaaaagagaatttaaatgGTTCTAATCGAAATAGTCTTAAAGACAGCATTAATGGTTCTAATAGAAATAgtttgaaagataatttaagtAATCGTACCAGTGTAGGTTCAAATAGAAGTAGCTTAGATGTGTCTACAAGCTCCTACAATACACTTATAATACACAATGCTAATGATGATAATTCATGGGTACCATCTGGaag gcTGTCAAGCGTAGTGAGAGAACATGGAGATATGGGTTATTTATATTGTGATGCTGGTGGAAAAGGACATTCAAATAGTCCTACTATGCaatctttatcaaatttaactcATGAAGATCATATTTATGAGCAATCTAATAATGGAGGATGTCAAGAAATAACAGACATACCAGATGATTATCTCAGTCAATCGCAG GTATTAAAACATCTTGCAAAAGAAGTTAAAGTACCATCTTATAGTAAGTTAACAAATAATGGAGGAAATATTGATATGAGAATGAGAGATGGTGATAGAGGGAAACAAAATGATAGCGAGTCAGAAGATAGACCACCACCTTCATATATGTCTGTTTTATtacctttaaaaaataaatctcgacTTCTTGGACCAATGGAAAAATTGACATTATCAAGATCACAACCTGACTTGTCTAGAATTGGCAAACCAGATATTGATAATTACAATTTGCGAACGACTTCACCacg accTCAAacaaaaggaagggaagagacAGAATCTGCAACAGGTGAAATTTGGCCACCATCAGAAATGATACAAATCGTAATCCAAGAAAATAGCGCTTTAAAACTAGAATTAGAACGGTGTTATAACAAAGTTGCTAAATCTCAAAAGTTGGAACAAGAAATTGCAAAGGTGCACAGGGCTCACGAAGAATTGGCTGCGTCAAGTgaacgaagagagaaattgGAACGAGCTGCTAGATTGAGGTTACAAAATGATTGTAGACGATTAACCGAATTAAATCGCGCATTGCGAGatcaaatagatttattatcaGCACGTACTGATAGTCCTCCGATCGTGGAATCTATGAGAAAAGAGTTAACGCAacgagaattattaattggcCAATTGATTAcacaaa atAAAGAACTAGCTGCGGCGAAAGAAAGACAGGAAATCGAATTAGCAGCACAAAGAGCAACGTTACAGGAACAACGTACACATATAGATATTCTAGACACTGCTCTTACTAATGCACAAGGAAATGTGGTGCGTCTTGAAGAagag tgtCGAAAGAAACAAGTATATGTAGAAAGGGTAGGTCAACTTCAACGAGCTTTGTCTTCTCTTCAAGCATCCAGTGATAGAAGAGAAGAAACAGAAAGACAGTTGAGAGGTCAATTAGAACGGGAATTAAGAGAAGGCGGAGGTGGCGGTGGCGGTGGTGCTAACGGTAATGAACAATCTTCTAATGGAGAAACAATCGCAGAGTTAAAACGACGAATACGCGaaagagatgaaaaaattatgtcaCTGGAAGGTGACGTTGCAAAATGGGAACAACGTTATCTCGAAGAAAGTGCTTTAAGACAAGCAGCAATTGATGCAGCTAGTTTAccaaa gGATGCAAAGATAGCTGCATTAGAAAAAACGAGTCAAGATGCAGAGAAATTAATTGCAGAAGCACGATCCGAAAAAATGAGACACATGGATGAAGTTCATGCTGCACAAAAAAAATTGGCTGATCTTGAATCtag aatgaaAGATTTAGAATCAAAGTTAGCTGAAAGGGATGCAATGATTAGAGTTCTTCAAAAACATACATATGATAAGGATAGTAGTAGCAGTAGTGGTGTTGGTAGTTATCCTGCTGCACATTCGTCTCATTCAAGTACATCAGCGGATCACCACACTGCATTGACAAGTACACCAGAACTtggtaaaaaat TAAGCAGTGTATTAGGTGGTGGTAGTGGTTATGGAAGTACTGGTTCGTATGGTGTTACAGACAGTTACAAATATAGGAAACAGGGCAGCTTTGAGCAAACAAATAAAAGTCTCGATGATCAATTAAAAGAACTAGACTCCCAACTACTTAGTAAG CGGGCACTTTGCTGTTTTCCAGGATTCTCTAATCCAGGCACTGCGtcgcgaaaaggaaaaatacccAAGCCATTATTGGCGGGTGTAGATAGCACAGGTACCTCGAGCACCGCCTCGAGCAAGAGTCGCCTATTGGACGACTCCGGTGGTGAGGTCTCGCCCGGTATCATGGAATTTGCGAGTGCAGCCTCGAGGCTGAAAGGCACTGTGTCGAGATTATCAGACGGTAAGCCCGAGGACATGATGCTGCTGGAGAAGCAGGGCAGAAGTTCGCAGAGGCAGAGGATGCAAGAGGGCGAGCCACGTCGCGCGGGCAGCCTTCCTCCCAGCTCGTTACCTCGACCACCGAAGAATATGAAGTCAACGGGCTCACGTTACTGCAGACTTAGCGATACGGAGACTCGTAAAAAATCAGATCCAGGCCCGGCTCTGGACACGTCGGCGAGTATGAAGGTACGCGACACGAATAACTGCACCATCGAGTACGGAAGATTCGACACGAAGGCTCAGCGCCGAAAGAAATCGTCCGCCGCGGAACCATTGGTCGTAAATAACTCGTTGAAAAAGCCATCCTCCGCGACTACGAGCCACGAGTACGAGCGTCTTCAAggtgaaaatattcgaaagaaacaGCCCAACAATTCGGAGACGAAGCACAGGGAAACGCAGAGCCGTTCACTGATACCGCCACCGTCGTCTCGTCGTATCGGGGAGTACGGTCGTCTCAGTGATGGCACGTTGAGAAAGCAGGCTGGTTCACGCGGACAAAGCACCGGGAGCACGGTGAGCAGCAAGAGCGGGGGACGCGATTCTGGAGGCACGGCTAGCAGCGAGGCATCCACATCATCGTTGCCACCTTCCAAGGCGAGATCCATACCTCGCCCGAACAATTACCGTAttcagttttaa
- the LOC410307 gene encoding angiomotin-like protein 1 isoform X2: MSSLQQGSRFLPFSNNNIQRKQLSMQGGLPQSLSGSETDVSTSNENLTNEDRYVIRHTARQEPQGQENQQQSPSRSSSHKENIPNIQGNLLNRNSLKDSLNGSNRNSLKENLNGSNRNSLKDSINGSNRNSLKDNLSNRTSVGSNRSSLDVSTSSYNTLIIHNANDDNSWVPSGRLSSVVREHGDMGYLYCDAGGKGHSNSPTMQSLSNLTHEDHIYEQSNNGGCQEITDIPDDYLSQSQVLKHLAKEVKVPSYSKLTNNGGNIDMRMRDGDRGKQNDSESEDRPPPSYMSVLLPLKNKSRLLGPMEKLTLSRSQPDLSRIGKPDIDNYNLRTTSPRPQTKGREETESATGEIWPPSEMIQIVIQENSALKLELERCYNKVAKSQKLEQEIAKVHRAHEELAASSERREKLERAARLRLQNDCRRLTELNRALRDQIDLLSARTDSPPIVESMRKELTQRELLIGQLITQNKELAAAKERQEIELAAQRATLQEQRTHIDILDTALTNAQGNVVRLEEECRKKQVYVERVGQLQRALSSLQASSDRREETERQLRGQLERELREGGGGGGGGANGNEQSSNGETIAELKRRIRERDEKIMSLEGDVAKWEQRYLEESALRQAAIDAASLPKDAKIAALEKTSQDAEKLIAEARSEKMRHMDEVHAAQKKLADLESRMKDLESKLAERDAMIRVLQKHTYDKDSSSSSGVGSYPAAHSSHSSTSADHHTALTSTPELVSSVLGGGSGYGSTGSYGVTDSYKYRKQGSFEQTNKSLDDQLKELDSQLLSKRALCCFPGFSNPGTASRKGKIPKPLLAGVDSTGTSSTASSKSRLLDDSGGEVSPGIMEFASAASRLKGTVSRLSDGKPEDMMLLEKQGRSSQRQRMQEGEPRRAGSLPPSSLPRPPKNMKSTGSRYCRLSDTETRKKSDPGPALDTSASMKVRDTNNCTIEYGRFDTKAQRRKKSSAAEPLVVNNSLKKPSSATTSHEYERLQGENIRKKQPNNSETKHRETQSRSLIPPPSSRRIGEYGRLSDGTLRKQAGSRGQSTGSTVSSKSGGRDSGGTASSEASTSSLPPSKARSIPRPNNYRIQF; the protein is encoded by the exons atgaGTTCTTTGCAACAAGGTAGCAGATTTTTacctttttcaaataataatatacaaaggaAGCAACTATCAATGCAag gTGGTCTTCCACAAAGTTTAAGTGGTAGTGAAACTGATGTTTCAACTTCAAATGAGAATCTAACCAATGAAGATCGCTATGTTATAAGACATACAGCTCGCCAAGAACCTCAAGGTCAAGAAAATCAACAACAAAGTCCATCCAGATCTTCCAGTCATAAAGAAAACATACCAAATATACaa GGTAACCTGCTCAACAGAAATAGTTTAAAGGACAGTTTGAATGGTTCAAACAGAAACAgtttaaaagagaatttaaatgGTTCTAATCGAAATAGTCTTAAAGACAGCATTAATGGTTCTAATAGAAATAgtttgaaagataatttaagtAATCGTACCAGTGTAGGTTCAAATAGAAGTAGCTTAGATGTGTCTACAAGCTCCTACAATACACTTATAATACACAATGCTAATGATGATAATTCATGGGTACCATCTGGaag gcTGTCAAGCGTAGTGAGAGAACATGGAGATATGGGTTATTTATATTGTGATGCTGGTGGAAAAGGACATTCAAATAGTCCTACTATGCaatctttatcaaatttaactcATGAAGATCATATTTATGAGCAATCTAATAATGGAGGATGTCAAGAAATAACAGACATACCAGATGATTATCTCAGTCAATCGCAG GTATTAAAACATCTTGCAAAAGAAGTTAAAGTACCATCTTATAGTAAGTTAACAAATAATGGAGGAAATATTGATATGAGAATGAGAGATGGTGATAGAGGGAAACAAAATGATAGCGAGTCAGAAGATAGACCACCACCTTCATATATGTCTGTTTTATtacctttaaaaaataaatctcgacTTCTTGGACCAATGGAAAAATTGACATTATCAAGATCACAACCTGACTTGTCTAGAATTGGCAAACCAGATATTGATAATTACAATTTGCGAACGACTTCACCacg accTCAAacaaaaggaagggaagagacAGAATCTGCAACAGGTGAAATTTGGCCACCATCAGAAATGATACAAATCGTAATCCAAGAAAATAGCGCTTTAAAACTAGAATTAGAACGGTGTTATAACAAAGTTGCTAAATCTCAAAAGTTGGAACAAGAAATTGCAAAGGTGCACAGGGCTCACGAAGAATTGGCTGCGTCAAGTgaacgaagagagaaattgGAACGAGCTGCTAGATTGAGGTTACAAAATGATTGTAGACGATTAACCGAATTAAATCGCGCATTGCGAGatcaaatagatttattatcaGCACGTACTGATAGTCCTCCGATCGTGGAATCTATGAGAAAAGAGTTAACGCAacgagaattattaattggcCAATTGATTAcacaaa atAAAGAACTAGCTGCGGCGAAAGAAAGACAGGAAATCGAATTAGCAGCACAAAGAGCAACGTTACAGGAACAACGTACACATATAGATATTCTAGACACTGCTCTTACTAATGCACAAGGAAATGTGGTGCGTCTTGAAGAagag tgtCGAAAGAAACAAGTATATGTAGAAAGGGTAGGTCAACTTCAACGAGCTTTGTCTTCTCTTCAAGCATCCAGTGATAGAAGAGAAGAAACAGAAAGACAGTTGAGAGGTCAATTAGAACGGGAATTAAGAGAAGGCGGAGGTGGCGGTGGCGGTGGTGCTAACGGTAATGAACAATCTTCTAATGGAGAAACAATCGCAGAGTTAAAACGACGAATACGCGaaagagatgaaaaaattatgtcaCTGGAAGGTGACGTTGCAAAATGGGAACAACGTTATCTCGAAGAAAGTGCTTTAAGACAAGCAGCAATTGATGCAGCTAGTTTAccaaa gGATGCAAAGATAGCTGCATTAGAAAAAACGAGTCAAGATGCAGAGAAATTAATTGCAGAAGCACGATCCGAAAAAATGAGACACATGGATGAAGTTCATGCTGCACAAAAAAAATTGGCTGATCTTGAATCtag aatgaaAGATTTAGAATCAAAGTTAGCTGAAAGGGATGCAATGATTAGAGTTCTTCAAAAACATACATATGATAAGGATAGTAGTAGCAGTAGTGGTGTTGGTAGTTATCCTGCTGCACATTCGTCTCATTCAAGTACATCAGCGGATCACCACACTGCATTGACAAGTACACCAGAACTtg TAAGCAGTGTATTAGGTGGTGGTAGTGGTTATGGAAGTACTGGTTCGTATGGTGTTACAGACAGTTACAAATATAGGAAACAGGGCAGCTTTGAGCAAACAAATAAAAGTCTCGATGATCAATTAAAAGAACTAGACTCCCAACTACTTAGTAAG CGGGCACTTTGCTGTTTTCCAGGATTCTCTAATCCAGGCACTGCGtcgcgaaaaggaaaaatacccAAGCCATTATTGGCGGGTGTAGATAGCACAGGTACCTCGAGCACCGCCTCGAGCAAGAGTCGCCTATTGGACGACTCCGGTGGTGAGGTCTCGCCCGGTATCATGGAATTTGCGAGTGCAGCCTCGAGGCTGAAAGGCACTGTGTCGAGATTATCAGACGGTAAGCCCGAGGACATGATGCTGCTGGAGAAGCAGGGCAGAAGTTCGCAGAGGCAGAGGATGCAAGAGGGCGAGCCACGTCGCGCGGGCAGCCTTCCTCCCAGCTCGTTACCTCGACCACCGAAGAATATGAAGTCAACGGGCTCACGTTACTGCAGACTTAGCGATACGGAGACTCGTAAAAAATCAGATCCAGGCCCGGCTCTGGACACGTCGGCGAGTATGAAGGTACGCGACACGAATAACTGCACCATCGAGTACGGAAGATTCGACACGAAGGCTCAGCGCCGAAAGAAATCGTCCGCCGCGGAACCATTGGTCGTAAATAACTCGTTGAAAAAGCCATCCTCCGCGACTACGAGCCACGAGTACGAGCGTCTTCAAggtgaaaatattcgaaagaaacaGCCCAACAATTCGGAGACGAAGCACAGGGAAACGCAGAGCCGTTCACTGATACCGCCACCGTCGTCTCGTCGTATCGGGGAGTACGGTCGTCTCAGTGATGGCACGTTGAGAAAGCAGGCTGGTTCACGCGGACAAAGCACCGGGAGCACGGTGAGCAGCAAGAGCGGGGGACGCGATTCTGGAGGCACGGCTAGCAGCGAGGCATCCACATCATCGTTGCCACCTTCCAAGGCGAGATCCATACCTCGCCCGAACAATTACCGTAttcagttttaa
- the LOC724954 gene encoding uncharacterized protein LOC724954 isoform X3 has protein sequence MNFNKLHQCYKPIFKLLFHNMFVKSEKNIYNKLLKISPYRIFPYVQTISQFSTSFFNNKIMSEEYDVGYSDVLSAQKDRNILIIDVREKEEIGETGKIPGSINIPIPIIILEDGGIGKEEVKDKNKY, from the exons atgaattttaataaattacatcagTGTTATAaacctatttttaaattattatttcataatatgtttgttaaatcagaaaaaaatatttataataaattgttaaaaatttctccataTAGGATATTTCCTTacg ttcaaactatttcacaattttcaacttcattttttaacaataaaatcatGTCTGAAGAATATGATGTTGGTTATAGTGATGTTTTAAGTGCTCAAAAAgatcgtaatattttaattattgatgttagagaaaaagaagaaattggtgAAACTGGAAAAATACCTGGAAGTATTAATATACCAA ttccTATAATTATTCTGGAGGATGGCGGGATTGGGAAAGAAgaagtaaaagataaaaacaaatattaa
- the LOC724954 gene encoding rhodanese domain-containing protein CG4456 isoform X1: protein MNFNKLHQCYKPIFKLLFHNMFVKSEKNIYNKLLKISPYRIFPYVQTISQFSTSFFNNKIMSEEYDVGYSDVLSAQKDRNILIIDVREKEEIGETGKIPGSINIPMSDVENTLINFSNKEFKNKFNKEKPSKNTKIIFCCKAGRRSGIIQKQMQKLGYKNSYNYSGGWRDWERRSKR from the exons atgaattttaataaattacatcagTGTTATAaacctatttttaaattattatttcataatatgtttgttaaatcagaaaaaaatatttataataaattgttaaaaatttctccataTAGGATATTTCCTTacg ttcaaactatttcacaattttcaacttcattttttaacaataaaatcatGTCTGAAGAATATGATGTTGGTTATAGTGATGTTTTAAGTGCTCAAAAAgatcgtaatattttaattattgatgttagagaaaaagaagaaattggtgAAACTGGAAAAATACCTGGAAGTATTAATATACCAA tgtCTGATGTTGAAAATACATTGATAAACTTttcgaataaagaatttaaaaataagtttaacaAAGAGAAACCTtccaaaaatacaaaaattatattttgctgTAAAGCTGGAAGAAGAAGTGGTATAATTCAGAAACAAATGCAAAAACTtggatataaaaa ttccTATAATTATTCTGGAGGATGGCGGGATTGGGAAAGAAgaagtaaaagataa
- the LOC724954 gene encoding rhodanese domain-containing protein CG4456 isoform X2 yields the protein MKVQTISQFSTSFFNNKIMSEEYDVGYSDVLSAQKDRNILIIDVREKEEIGETGKIPGSINIPMSDVENTLINFSNKEFKNKFNKEKPSKNTKIIFCCKAGRRSGIIQKQMQKLGYKNSYNYSGGWRDWERRSKR from the exons atgaaag ttcaaactatttcacaattttcaacttcattttttaacaataaaatcatGTCTGAAGAATATGATGTTGGTTATAGTGATGTTTTAAGTGCTCAAAAAgatcgtaatattttaattattgatgttagagaaaaagaagaaattggtgAAACTGGAAAAATACCTGGAAGTATTAATATACCAA tgtCTGATGTTGAAAATACATTGATAAACTTttcgaataaagaatttaaaaataagtttaacaAAGAGAAACCTtccaaaaatacaaaaattatattttgctgTAAAGCTGGAAGAAGAAGTGGTATAATTCAGAAACAAATGCAAAAACTtggatataaaaa ttccTATAATTATTCTGGAGGATGGCGGGATTGGGAAAGAAgaagtaaaagataa